A window of Palaemon carinicauda isolate YSFRI2023 chromosome 27, ASM3689809v2, whole genome shotgun sequence contains these coding sequences:
- the LOC137621056 gene encoding fibulin-1-like, translated as MTCTDSKSCRQVQNASGMTCTDSKSYRQVQNASGMTCTDSKSCRQVQNASGMTCTDSKSCRQVPNSSGVTCTGSKSYRQVQNASGMTCTESKSCRQVQNASGMTCTDSKSCRQVPNSSGVTCTGSKSYRQVQNASGMTCTESKSCRQVHNAPGMTCTDSKSCRQVQNASGMTCTDSKSCRQVPNSSGVTCTGSKSYRQVQNASGMTCTESKSCRQVHNASGMTCTDSKSCRQVQNTSGMTCTDSKSCSQVQNGFGMTCTESKSYRQVQIASGMTGIHRKTYIPS; from the coding sequence ATGACCTGTACTGATAGTAAGTCTTGCAGGCAAGTGCAAAATGCTTCTGGCATGACCTGTACTGATAGTAAGTCTTACAGGCAAGTGCAAAATGCTTCTGGCATGACCTGTACTGATAGTAAGTCTTGCAGGCAAGTACAAAATGCATCTGGCATGACCTGTACCGATAGTAAGTCTTGCAGGCAAGTGCCAAATTCTTCTGGCGTGACCTGTACTGGGAGTAAGTCTTACAGGCAAGTGCAAAATGCTTCTGGCATGACCTGTACTGAGAGTAAGTCTTGCAGGCAAGTACAAAATGCATCTGGCATGACCTGTACCGATAGTAAGTCTTGCAGGCAAGTGCCAAATTCTTCTGGCGTGACCTGTACTGGGAGTAAGTCTTACAGGCAAGTGCAAAATGCTTCTGGCATGACCTGTACTGAGAGTAAGTCTTGCAGGCAAGTGCATAATGCTCCTGGCATGACCTGTACTGATAGTAAGTCTTGCAGGCAAGTACAAAATGCATCTGGCATGACCTGTACCGATAGTAAGTCTTGCAGGCAAGTGCCAAATTCTTCTGGCGTGACCTGTACTGGGAGTAAGTCTTACAGGCAAGTGCAAAATGCTTCTGGCATGACCTGTACTGAGAGTAAGTCTTGCAGGCAAGTGCATAATGCTTCTGGCATGACCTGTACTGATAGTAAGTCTTGCAGGCAAGTGCAAAACACTTCTGGCATGACTTGTACTGATAGTAAGTCTTGCAGTCAAGTGCAAAATGGTTTTGGCATGACCTGTACTGAGAGTAAGTCTTACAGGCAAGTACAAATTGCTTCTGGCATGACCGGTATTCATAGAAAGACCTACATACCTTCTTAG
- the LOC137621057 gene encoding uncharacterized protein — MTCTDSKSCRQVQIASGMTCTDSKSCRQVQNAFGMTCTDSKSCRQVQNTSGMTCTDSKSCRQVQNTSGMTCTESKSCRQVQNASGMTCTDSKSCRQVQNASGMTCTDSKSYKQVQNGSGMTCTDSKSCRHVQNASGMTCTDIKSYK, encoded by the coding sequence ATGACCTGTACTGATAGTAAGTCTTGCAGGCAAGTGCAAATTGCTTCTGGCATGACCTGTACTGATAGTAAGTCTTGCAGACAAGTGCAAAATGCTTTTGGCATGACCTGTACTGATAGTAAGTCTTGCAGGCAAGTGCAAAATACATCTGGCATGACCTGTACTGATAGTAAGTCTTGCAGGCAAGTGCAAAATACATCTGGCATGACCTGTACTGAGAGTAAGTCTTGCAGACAAGTGCAAAATGCTTCTGGCATGACCTGTACTGATAGTAAGTCTTGCAGGCAAGTGCAAAATGCTTCTGGCATGACCTGTACTGATAGTAAGTCTTACAAGCAAGTTCAAAATGGTTCTGGCATGACCTGTACTGATAGTAAGTCTTGCAGACATGTGCAAAATGCTTCTGGCATGACATGTACTGATATTAAGTCTTACAAGTAA
- the LOC137621058 gene encoding sericin-2-like, whose product MTYTDSKSFRQVQNASGITCTDSKSYRQLQNASSMTCTDSKSYRQVQNASGMTCTDSKSYRQVQNASGMTCTDSKSCRQVQNASGMTCTDSKSCRQVQNASSMICTDSKSCRQVQNASGMTCTDSKSCRQVKNASGMTCTNSKSCRQVQNASGMTCTDSKSCRQVQNASSMTCTDSKSCRQVQNASGMTCSDSKSCRQLQNASGMTCTDSKSCRQVQNTYRMICTDSKSYRQVQNASSMTCTESKSCRQVQNGFGMTCTESKSYRQVQNASGVTSTDSKSCRQVQNASSMTCADSKSCRQVQNASGMTCTESKSYRQVQNTSGMTCTDSKSCRQVQNTSGMTCTDSKSYRQVQNASSMTCTESKSWRQGKMVLA is encoded by the coding sequence ATGACCTATACTGATAGTAAGTCTTTCAGGCAAGTGCAAAATGCTTCTGGCATAACCTGTACTGATAGTAAGTCTTACAGGCAATTGCAAAATGCTTCTAGCATGACCTGTACTGATAGTAAGTCTTACAGGCAAGTGCAAAATGCATCTGGGATGACCTGTACTGATAGTAAGTCTTACAGGCAAGTGCAAAATGCATCTGGGATGACCTGTACTGATAGCAAGTCTTGCAGACAAGTGCAAAATGCTTCTGGCATGACCTGTACTGATAGCAAGTCTTGCAGGCAAGTGCAAAATGCTTCTAGCATGATCTGTACTGATAGTAAGTCTTGCAGGCAAGTGCAAAATGCTTCTGGCATGACCTGTACTGATAGCAAGTCTTGCAGGCAAGTGAAAAATGCTTCTGGCATGACTTGTACTAATAGCAAGTCTTGCAGGCAAGTGCAAAATGCTTCTGGCATGACCTGTACTGATAGCAAGTCTTGCAGGCAAGTACAAAATGCTTCTAGCATGACCTGTACTGATAGTAAGTCTTGCAGGCAAGTGCAAAATGCTTCTGGCATGACCTGTAGTGATAGCAAGTCTTGCAGGCAATTGCAAAACGCTTCTGGCATGACCTGTACTGATAGTAAGTCTTGCAGGCAAGTGCAAAATACATATAGGATGATCTGTACTGATAGTAAGTCTTACAGACAAGTACAAAATGCTTCTAGCATGACCTGTACTGAGAGTAAGTCTTGCAGGCAAGTGCAAAATGGTTTTGGTATGACCTGTACTGAGAGTAAATCTTACAGGCAAGTACAAAATGCTTCTGGCGTAACCTCTACTGATAGTAAGTCTTGCAGGCAAGTGCAAAATGCTTCTAGCATGACCTGTGCTGATAGTAAGTCTTGCAGGCAAGTGCAAAATGCTTCTGGGATGACCTGTACTGAGAGTAAGTCTTACAGGCAAGTGCAAAATACATCTGGGATGACCTGTACTGATAGTAAGTCTTGCAGGCAAGTGCAAAATACATCTGGGATGACCTGTACTGATAGTAAGTCTTACAGGCAAGTACAAAATGCTTCTAGCATGACCTGTACTGAGAGTAAGTCTTGGAGGCAAGGCAAAATGGTTTTGGCATGA